A portion of the Bdellovibrionales bacterium genome contains these proteins:
- a CDS encoding rhomboid family intramembrane serine protease, producing MQNLGIPLTPTVKKLIIVNVVIWFIGVLIIQRFFLSEPYLFNWFGLVPERIITDFWVWQPFTYMFLHSNSILHVLFNMLILWWVGADLEPRWGPRFFLTYYFVCGVGAGFFYLLGVILYSLFGGHSSVMGVPVIGASGAVFGLMLAFGMLFGERIVYFMMIFPMKAKYFVALLGGIELVTLLSSGQENNVANLAHLGGLAAGYLFLKFRGRFSGFKGGGRPQKKGGPQLRLVVDNDRGTKQDGAPGGPPRYWN from the coding sequence ATGCAGAACTTGGGAATACCTCTGACCCCAACTGTAAAAAAGCTGATCATTGTCAATGTTGTCATTTGGTTTATTGGGGTTTTGATCATTCAAAGATTTTTTCTGAGCGAACCCTATCTTTTTAATTGGTTTGGACTCGTTCCTGAGCGGATTATCACTGATTTTTGGGTTTGGCAGCCCTTTACCTATATGTTCCTGCACTCCAATTCAATCCTTCATGTTCTGTTCAATATGCTTATTTTATGGTGGGTCGGAGCAGATTTGGAACCACGCTGGGGACCACGTTTTTTTCTGACCTATTATTTTGTCTGTGGTGTGGGGGCCGGCTTTTTTTATCTCCTCGGTGTGATCCTCTATTCTTTGTTTGGAGGGCATTCGAGTGTGATGGGTGTGCCAGTTATTGGGGCTTCCGGGGCCGTTTTTGGTTTGATGTTGGCTTTTGGAATGCTCTTTGGAGAAAGAATTGTCTATTTCATGATGATTTTTCCAATGAAGGCCAAATATTTTGTCGCGCTTCTTGGAGGCATTGAGCTTGTCACCCTTTTAAGCTCGGGCCAAGAAAACAATGTTGCTAATCTTGCGCATCTTGGCGGACTAGCAGCGGGCTATCTTTTTCTCAAATTTCGTGGCCGTTTTTCTGGCTTTAAAGGCGGAGGAAGGCCTCAGAAAAAGGGTGGTCCCCAG
- the mce gene encoding methylmalonyl-CoA epimerase, whose product MNHLGSYELDHIGIAVSSLAEGAKLYEALGFEKLTVEDVPSEGVRVGTYDLANESRIELLEPLGAQSPIAKFLAKRGPGIHHICLRVENLSELLKHLKTAGIRLIYENPQPGAHQGLISFIHPSSAGGVLIELRQGNTEGLP is encoded by the coding sequence ATGAATCATCTCGGTTCGTATGAACTAGATCATATTGGCATTGCTGTCTCAAGTTTGGCCGAAGGAGCCAAGCTATATGAAGCTCTTGGATTTGAGAAGCTTACTGTTGAGGATGTGCCGAGTGAGGGAGTTCGGGTTGGCACTTATGACCTGGCGAATGAATCAAGAATTGAGCTCCTAGAGCCTCTTGGTGCTCAGAGTCCCATAGCTAAATTTTTGGCAAAGAGAGGGCCAGGTATTCATCACATATGCCTGAGAGTGGAGAATTTGAGTGAGCTTCTCAAGCATCTCAAGACCGCTGGGATTCGGTTGATCTATGAGAATCCCCAGCCTGGCGCCCACCAAGGCTTGATTTCTTTTATTCACCCCTCTTCGGCCGGCGGAGTCTTAATTGAGCTCAGGCAAGGAAACACCGAGGGCTTGCCATGA
- a CDS encoding HIT domain-containing protein yields the protein MEKRRKTKASKKSAKQRKSSRKDTKKRRVAQGRAGIDELASDIWPTERDIMARPDRYKYVRKLISHDTCVFCTAKLKGPAIESLVVYRSELAMVVLNKFPYNTGHLLVLPTRHCGNLTDLSEMEYLELMSLVRRTFNILQKAYSCAGFNIGLNHGAVAGAGIPDHLHWHIIPRWHGDTNFFPLIAETKVVSETLEQTYNRICPFFGE from the coding sequence ATGGAAAAGAGAAGAAAAACAAAGGCAAGTAAGAAGTCCGCAAAGCAAAGAAAATCCAGCAGAAAAGATACCAAAAAGAGGCGAGTCGCTCAAGGAAGGGCGGGTATAGACGAGCTCGCCTCAGACATTTGGCCAACTGAACGAGATATCATGGCAAGACCGGATCGCTATAAATACGTGCGAAAGCTCATTTCTCACGATACCTGCGTTTTTTGTACGGCAAAGCTCAAAGGCCCAGCCATCGAAAGTTTGGTGGTTTACCGAAGTGAGTTGGCCATGGTAGTACTTAACAAGTTCCCTTACAATACAGGGCATTTGCTGGTGCTTCCAACTCGTCATTGCGGGAATTTAACTGATTTGTCTGAAATGGAGTACTTGGAGTTGATGAGTCTTGTGCGCCGAACATTTAATATTTTGCAAAAAGCCTACAGTTGTGCTGGATTTAACATTGGACTCAACCATGGGGCTGTTGCGGGAGCTGGAATTCCTGATCACCTTCATTGGCATATTATTCCGCGGTGGCACGGGGACACCAATTTTTTTCCATTGATCGCGGAAACCAAAGTTGTATCTGAAACTTTGGAGCAAACTTATAACCGGATTTGTCCGTTTTTTGGGGAATAG
- a CDS encoding S49 family peptidase codes for MRHIYQSILTIISFVFLGVFIVSSVYIFSIWNPLAPEVKEPSLLSMRLEGVIFDTGDFIRTLRIYREDPNIKGMIIHVNSPGGSVGSSQELYTEIKRVREEFRKPVVVSGGSVVAGGAYYAASGADRILANPGTLMGSMSAVMEFSQPNQSQDGRAHEQIAVKTGEPEEPIAGAYQIKLQEREFFRGILTEVHDQFKQAIQKSRSLSPDLINKYADGRVFTGATAVRLGFADQVGSFEDAIRVAGTLAGLGVNPKLFRPRSLSSPSSGFWQDRFRVSSSAEIKTESAQFKDLRAQLLGRPLYLMPGSL; via the coding sequence ATGAGGCATATTTATCAGAGCATCTTGACGATTATTTCCTTTGTTTTTCTTGGCGTGTTTATAGTCTCTTCTGTTTATATTTTTTCGATTTGGAATCCTTTGGCTCCCGAAGTGAAGGAGCCATCCCTTCTTTCAATGAGACTGGAAGGGGTGATTTTTGATACAGGAGACTTTATCCGAACTTTGCGTATCTATCGTGAGGATCCAAATATCAAAGGCATGATCATTCATGTTAATTCTCCCGGAGGTTCGGTTGGATCGAGCCAGGAGCTCTATACAGAGATTAAGCGCGTGAGGGAGGAGTTTCGAAAGCCAGTGGTTGTGTCAGGCGGGAGCGTGGTCGCCGGTGGAGCTTACTATGCGGCTTCTGGAGCCGACCGTATTCTTGCTAATCCAGGGACTTTGATGGGTTCGATGAGTGCGGTCATGGAGTTTTCTCAACCCAACCAATCACAGGATGGACGGGCCCACGAGCAAATTGCTGTGAAGACAGGAGAGCCGGAAGAGCCAATAGCAGGTGCATACCAAATAAAACTGCAAGAGAGGGAGTTCTTTCGGGGGATTCTAACCGAAGTTCATGATCAATTTAAGCAGGCCATTCAAAAAAGTCGCTCACTTTCTCCGGACCTCATCAATAAGTATGCGGACGGTCGAGTTTTTACGGGAGCTACAGCTGTGCGTCTTGGCTTTGCTGATCAGGTTGGCTCCTTTGAAGATGCTATCCGGGTTGCAGGAACTCTAGCTGGTCTCGGGGTCAATCCAAAGTTGTTTCGGCCGAGATCTTTGTCTTCTCCTTCTTCTGGATTTTGGCAAGATCGGTTTCGGGTGAGTTCCTCAGCAGAAATTAAAACTGAAAGCGCACAATTCAAAGACTTGCGTGCTCAGCTCCTGGGCCGCCCTCTGTATCTCATGCCAGGATCTTTGTAG
- a CDS encoding 30S ribosomal protein S1, translating into MVANKKANKSKAQILRDNVLAALDAGDSEVPANPSAFESAMRNVENFEELFEKSLGERDFKVGDVVHGRVVEVQEDYVLVDINYKSEGMIPISEFRMVEGERNVKPGEEVEVFIDRIENENGMVVLSKDKADMLRAWNDISRAAENEEVIEGTVIAKVKGGLSVDIGVKAFLPGSQIDLRPVRNMDVYIGKTYKFKVIKFNKRRGNIVLSRRALLEEERESLRTQTLDAMKEGSVVRGMVKNITDYGAFIDLGGMDGLLHITDMSWGRVKHPSELLNVGDEIEVIVLKFDNEKERVSLGMKQLKADPWEEVAKRFPVAQKLSGKVVSLADYGAFIELEEGIEGLIHVSEMSWTKRVKHPSQLVKVGDEVNVQVLEVDRENRRISLGMKQLEVNPWVELKESYGPGTIIEGEVKSVTDFGVFVGIEEGIDGLVHISDFSWTRRINHPSEVYKKGDKVRAVVLGVDIENERFSLGIKQLEADPWSNIEGKYPIGSQRDVKVVKLADFGVFVELESDIEGLIHISELSTKRVEKPDEVVNVGDLIKAEIISIDKDARKIGLSAKLVKLREQKADVEDYVKKATATSKTSFGDLFGDTLKKATDKQGESAE; encoded by the coding sequence ATGGTAGCAAATAAAAAAGCCAACAAATCAAAGGCGCAAATATTGCGAGACAATGTTTTGGCGGCACTTGATGCTGGGGATTCTGAGGTTCCAGCAAATCCCAGTGCGTTCGAATCAGCAATGAGGAACGTAGAAAATTTCGAGGAGCTTTTTGAGAAGTCTCTCGGCGAGCGGGATTTTAAGGTTGGTGACGTTGTTCACGGTCGAGTGGTTGAAGTACAGGAAGACTATGTATTGGTCGATATCAACTACAAGAGCGAAGGAATGATTCCGATTTCTGAATTTCGGATGGTTGAAGGCGAGCGCAATGTGAAGCCTGGTGAAGAGGTCGAAGTTTTTATTGACCGAATTGAAAATGAAAATGGGATGGTCGTTTTGTCAAAGGACAAAGCGGACATGCTCAGGGCTTGGAATGATATTTCGCGAGCTGCCGAAAATGAAGAGGTCATTGAAGGAACCGTTATCGCCAAAGTCAAGGGTGGTCTGAGCGTTGACATTGGAGTGAAGGCCTTCTTGCCGGGAAGCCAAATTGATTTGCGTCCTGTTCGCAACATGGATGTGTACATCGGCAAAACTTATAAATTTAAAGTCATTAAGTTCAATAAGCGTCGGGGCAATATCGTGCTGTCTCGTCGAGCACTTCTTGAAGAGGAAAGAGAAAGTCTACGTACTCAGACTCTCGATGCCATGAAAGAAGGATCGGTCGTCCGAGGTATGGTGAAGAACATCACTGACTACGGTGCATTCATTGATCTTGGTGGAATGGATGGTCTCCTGCACATTACTGACATGAGCTGGGGACGAGTTAAGCATCCATCCGAGCTGTTGAACGTTGGTGATGAAATTGAAGTGATTGTGCTCAAGTTTGATAATGAAAAAGAACGAGTGAGCTTGGGTATGAAACAACTGAAGGCCGATCCTTGGGAAGAAGTTGCAAAGCGATTCCCAGTCGCTCAGAAGCTTTCCGGAAAAGTTGTGAGCTTGGCTGATTATGGTGCGTTTATAGAGCTTGAAGAAGGAATCGAAGGCCTAATTCATGTGAGTGAGATGAGCTGGACCAAGAGAGTAAAGCACCCCTCACAGTTGGTAAAGGTCGGAGATGAGGTCAATGTTCAGGTTCTCGAGGTAGATCGCGAGAATCGGCGCATCAGCCTGGGTATGAAACAATTAGAGGTGAATCCTTGGGTTGAGCTAAAAGAGAGCTACGGACCAGGCACAATCATTGAGGGTGAAGTTAAATCTGTTACTGATTTTGGGGTCTTTGTCGGAATTGAGGAAGGTATTGACGGTTTGGTTCATATCTCTGATTTCTCATGGACACGACGCATCAATCATCCTTCTGAGGTTTATAAAAAGGGTGATAAGGTTCGCGCGGTGGTCTTGGGCGTCGATATCGAGAATGAGCGTTTTAGCCTGGGTATCAAGCAGCTCGAAGCTGATCCTTGGTCAAATATTGAAGGCAAGTACCCAATTGGTTCTCAACGCGATGTAAAAGTTGTGAAATTGGCTGATTTTGGCGTGTTTGTAGAGCTAGAGTCAGACATCGAGGGCTTGATCCATATCAGTGAATTGAGCACCAAGCGTGTTGAAAAGCCAGATGAAGTTGTCAACGTGGGCGATCTCATCAAGGCTGAAATCATTTCGATTGATAAAGATGCTAGAAAGATTGGACTCTCGGCCAAGTTGGTCAAGCTTCGAGAGCAGAAAGCTGACGTCGAAGACTATGTTAAAAAGGCGACAGCAACTTCAAAAACGAGCTTCGGTGATCTTTTTGGGGATACCCTCAAGAAGGCGACCGACAAACAGGGTGAATCTGCTGAGTAG
- the cmk gene encoding (d)CMP kinase, protein MPKDKLKAGFVVTIDGPAASGKTSVSREVARRLGWRWVSTGAFYRGLAYLVKSHQIDVTDEAKIAELIRQAAWEVRLSPERTQVFFNGEDVTEEIYREEVGETASLISQFPSVRSSLLKAQRDCRLGVKGLVAEGRDCGTVVFPDAPIKIYLEAASALRAARRAQEEGLKVEDTAASQALRDKQDSHRQLAPLQVPPSAHRIDTGDLRLEEVVDMVENLIRKDLGLKSVK, encoded by the coding sequence ATGCCTAAAGATAAACTCAAAGCGGGATTCGTTGTGACGATCGATGGGCCTGCCGCCAGCGGAAAAACTTCGGTGAGCCGGGAAGTGGCTCGTCGGTTGGGATGGAGGTGGGTTTCGACTGGAGCATTTTATCGTGGCCTTGCGTATTTGGTGAAAAGTCACCAAATTGACGTAACTGATGAAGCCAAGATCGCTGAACTCATTCGTCAGGCGGCTTGGGAGGTTCGGCTGAGCCCCGAGAGGACCCAGGTATTTTTTAACGGGGAAGACGTGACCGAAGAGATTTATCGTGAGGAAGTCGGTGAGACGGCCAGTCTGATCAGTCAATTTCCTTCTGTGAGGTCGAGCTTACTAAAGGCTCAACGCGATTGCCGTTTGGGTGTTAAGGGTCTGGTGGCAGAGGGCCGTGACTGTGGCACCGTCGTTTTTCCCGATGCTCCCATAAAAATTTATCTGGAGGCGGCCAGCGCCCTTCGGGCGGCGAGAAGAGCCCAGGAGGAGGGATTGAAGGTGGAAGATACCGCAGCATCCCAAGCGCTTCGGGACAAGCAGGATAGTCATCGTCAGCTTGCACCTCTTCAGGTTCCGCCTTCTGCCCATCGTATAGATACCGGCGATCTCAGGTTGGAGGAAGTGGTGGATATGGTCGAAAATTTGATTCGGAAGGACCTTGGGTTAAAGAGCGTCAAATAG
- a CDS encoding hydantoinase B/oxoprolinase family protein: MMGRSKQMQDSFYFAQLNCFFERWFEPYQAAALMTADHLPIYIKYQNLPDIGTLPVVTETVGKYLKVSAGDIVLTNDPYCGGSTLTAMTLMMGVHLEPRKSGGTAEFLFCVRFNLKPRLQMTDTVEDEGVRIPPTPIRHNGQLNEGLLRVISDHPQCPRDFLNGVHRMIEAMDNSVRQMKQDTTSAHLDWSKPRLRQYFKESSRLFSVLLGRIAFGETSQEMTLDSGERLRLNLDVTEGKIKFDFSGSGPSAHLHLTDGATLGACVGAILSVIESNIPLNAGIFDRFEVRAPQGTLVNAKYPAPVYQGMTDGAGLLANFILQVLSGIDPSIRLARSGPSLCSFELEFGNGLFFFDTLEPGMAASSSGRGHDSINPWQKSHLEPSIEEIERRYPLLVKSCTIRQKSGGSGNFEGGNGATKAVLIKSSATLRWMITQASQKPEGGEGGKSASSAELYLQKANSKEREKMPARGEFTMKAGDTVIMHSSGGGGFGE; this comes from the coding sequence ATGATGGGACGTTCTAAACAAATGCAGGATTCCTTCTATTTTGCGCAGCTCAACTGCTTCTTTGAACGTTGGTTTGAACCTTACCAAGCCGCAGCCCTGATGACCGCAGATCATTTGCCAATTTATATCAAATATCAAAACCTACCAGATATCGGAACGCTTCCAGTAGTTACGGAGACTGTTGGGAAATACTTAAAAGTCAGCGCAGGAGATATTGTCCTCACGAACGATCCCTACTGTGGTGGTTCTACTTTAACCGCCATGACTCTGATGATGGGCGTCCATCTTGAGCCAAGAAAGTCGGGTGGAACTGCGGAATTCTTGTTTTGCGTCCGTTTCAACCTGAAACCTCGCCTGCAAATGACAGATACGGTTGAAGATGAAGGAGTTAGAATTCCGCCCACGCCTATTCGTCACAATGGACAACTCAACGAAGGACTTTTACGCGTGATCTCTGATCACCCCCAATGCCCAAGAGATTTTCTCAATGGCGTGCACCGTATGATTGAGGCAATGGACAATTCGGTAAGGCAAATGAAACAGGATACCACTAGTGCTCATTTGGATTGGTCAAAGCCGCGATTGAGGCAATACTTCAAAGAATCCAGTCGACTCTTTTCGGTTCTTTTAGGACGAATTGCCTTCGGAGAAACCTCCCAAGAAATGACTTTGGATTCAGGAGAAAGGCTTCGTCTCAATCTCGATGTAACTGAAGGGAAAATAAAATTTGATTTTTCTGGAAGCGGTCCTTCAGCTCACCTTCACTTAACAGATGGCGCCACTCTGGGCGCGTGCGTGGGGGCGATTCTCTCAGTGATCGAATCGAACATTCCCCTTAATGCGGGTATATTCGACCGTTTTGAGGTCAGGGCACCTCAAGGGACCTTGGTGAATGCGAAATATCCGGCTCCTGTTTACCAAGGAATGACTGACGGGGCTGGTCTGTTAGCCAACTTCATTTTACAAGTTCTGAGTGGAATCGATCCGTCTATCCGGCTCGCTCGCTCCGGCCCCTCACTGTGTTCATTTGAACTCGAATTTGGCAATGGACTTTTTTTCTTTGATACTTTGGAGCCAGGTATGGCTGCCAGTAGCTCCGGTCGAGGACATGACTCCATCAATCCATGGCAGAAAAGCCATTTGGAACCTTCCATTGAAGAAATTGAAAGGCGCTACCCTCTCTTGGTCAAATCTTGCACCATCAGACAAAAGTCGGGGGGCAGTGGCAATTTTGAGGGCGGCAATGGCGCCACCAAAGCAGTTCTGATAAAGTCATCAGCAACGCTTCGTTGGATGATCACTCAGGCCTCACAAAAACCCGAAGGTGGGGAGGGAGGAAAGTCGGCGAGCTCAGCGGAACTTTATCTTCAGAAGGCAAATTCTAAGGAAAGAGAGAAAATGCCTGCACGGGGGGAATTCACGATGAAAGCCGGAGATACTGTTATCATGCACTCCTCTGGTGGCGGAGGCTTTGGCGAATAG
- a CDS encoding response regulator, whose translation MNLSADALTLERTARQYLKAKKILIIDHSAASREGLKSLFLDLGAEENQLISAVKFSEALDNMKKHKPSIIISEFHVGEQSALELSIEMNSYIENRLEKLFMIVTTNASETAVAEAAEGDVDAYVLKPFSKNHLREHILRIIYPKLNPSEYVQLIEQGKKFRVKELG comes from the coding sequence ATGAATTTATCAGCTGACGCATTAACCTTAGAAAGAACGGCTCGCCAATATCTCAAGGCTAAGAAAATACTGATCATCGACCATTCAGCTGCCTCTCGCGAGGGACTCAAGAGTCTTTTTTTAGATCTTGGGGCCGAAGAAAATCAGTTGATAAGTGCCGTAAAATTTTCTGAAGCCTTGGACAACATGAAGAAGCACAAGCCATCGATCATAATTTCTGAGTTTCATGTCGGTGAGCAATCAGCACTTGAACTGAGTATTGAAATGAACAGCTACATAGAGAATCGTCTTGAAAAGCTGTTCATGATTGTCACAACCAACGCATCAGAGACCGCCGTCGCAGAAGCCGCCGAGGGAGATGTTGATGCTTATGTATTGAAACCTTTCTCAAAAAATCACCTGCGAGAGCATATTCTTAGAATTATTTATCCTAAATTGAACCCCTCAGAATATGTTCAGCTTATTGAACAGGGGAAAAAATTTAGAGTTAAAGAACTGGGATGA